Part of the Arachis hypogaea cultivar Tifrunner chromosome 6, arahy.Tifrunner.gnm2.J5K5, whole genome shotgun sequence genome, gaacattagacgataagaataacttagagtaaaaacaaataaaaaattatcaaaagaataatataatagaatgagtatataaaaaatattataaaaaattataaattgtaccttaaaaggatcaacttcaataaaaaacgaagaatacattcttattctatgaagtagtaaaaaaaccactaaatataaaattatgaattgactctcaaatttagattcatgtaccacaggaaaacactatatatagactttagtaaaacaaaaataaatatgtaaattacttattattaaggtaattttttaataatgcattaaattttgatttgatacaattataatgaagatatgtttctaaattagtataattatatattattcattaaatattaattacaatataattatattaaagatattttttataaaataatttagaaaaattatttgatatatgtgaatcgggtaacaaagattttttattattattattactattattgatattattattatcattaaaattattaaaattgataattgataagtaatttaatagtgcattaaatattgatttgatataattataatgaagatatgttgctaaattagtataattatatattattcatttagtattaattataatataattacaataaaataattcagaatagaaaaaaaatttattcgttttggagggaaaatggagGCATGAGAGATTGACACGTCATATTTAGTAGTTGggggaaaacccagttttagtatattaagtagatttatctaatctaataactagtcaatcaaatatataaaatatataatttatacacaaatatataaggAAATGAGTAAGCTAttttaccaattaattttagttatatggTGATTATTTTAGTAGGTACTTTTTAGTGGgtaaataatattttgttaaagAGTAAGTATAGAGAGTTAATAGagtatttatataatatgtacaataaaaattaaaaaatgttcaATTCAGTAGaatatcaaatatttattatCTTTAGTATTCGGATGATTATTCTGAATAATATAGGTATATTATGTTTGAGAAAttaatagtattttattttagatatttattttttaatttatattagaccaaataaataatttattgtacATATTATACAAATACTCCATTGACTCCCTAACAAGATTCtttgttaaatattaaaataataatttcttcACATTAGAGAAATGAATGAAGTGACTAAAAAAACCGGTGGCTTTAACACTCATAACATAGCTCGCAATCCCTGCTTCCCTAGTCTTTAATACAAGAGAGAGGTGCAATATTAATGCAATGCAATGTATGTAATGATGATGATTTCTTTCCATTGACGGTCTAACTCTGCAAAAGAATATTATGAGATTGTGTGACACAATGCAACCATACCTACATACATATCCAAAGTGGAACTCGAGTGTACTACTCCTTATCTCATGTGGCGGTTGCCATATctacaaatatttaaatatcacttTATCAAATGAAAGAGACCCTTTTTCCAATTACTTTAATATTGCCGGACTTGGAAAAACACAGCCACTTGAAAATAATGCATCATATCAATGTATATCTATCTGTGATCTGTGATCTGTGATAGATTGGAATGAATCAGAAAAATTCAGAATCTCATGACACATATAGCTTTGTGTGTGAACTTGGTCACGTGGACTTCATTCATACCATCATAAATTGCAATGTATGGTTTTCATAGAGACTGGTTCCTTCTCACTCattatttaattcattaaatatatAATGATACATTATGCATTGTTGTCTGGGTACAAATGTTGTTTTTGaatatagattttttattttcttttgtattttatatcATCATTCAATTTAAATTTCATATATCGGTTTATAATATCAGTGAATTACTACTGGTTTAGATGCTTTAATTGAATAATAACTTTAATTATATTCGATTATTTCCTTTAATACTTTTAAGGTCGGAGTAATTAAAATTGTTCATAAAAAATAATCTCTCATtatactaaaaatttttgaaGTTGGCAAAATGTGATTTCTATTTTTTACCTTGACTTTAGTGTATCACAAACCAAACTAActgtatttattttataggtttatttataaaattataaataaaaagattgttaaaaatacaaaaaaatttttaattttaaaatatttattttatatttattaaataaaaaaattaaaacttattattaataataagttTATCATGTGCGTATCTTAAAAGCacatgttaattaattaaattcttattttattagtaatgacaagaaaataaaaaatagtcaaaatttattttatttaatatttattaattattaaacgttattgtacacattatataaATAGTTCATTGACTCCTtaataaagttttttttattattaaatatttttattatttttatttttgaaaaggcgGGTTGACTTTTCAAACAATGAGAATCGTGCCCATACGGTGCCATAATGAAGCATGCAATAGCTAAGTTATATAGATTATACAAATGTCACTTTGATTGTTACATACACACACTACTTCCCCAGCAATGGAGTTGCATGCAGAAGTGATGGAGAAtgaaaataagaataagaataataatgTTGTTATTAGGAGGGAAGTGTGTTTGGTTTGGGAAGAATTGACAGTGGTTATTAACAGCGGCAAGAGCAGTAATAATAATagtgaaagaaggaagaaagtgtTGAACGGAATAAGTGGATATGCTGAACCAAACAGAATCATGGCTCTAATTGGTCCTTCTGGTGCTGGCAAATCCACCTTCCTTGATGCTCTTGCTGGTATGCTCACTTTAATTGCATCATTAATGTCTTAATTCATGCTTTAATTTACATAATCATTATTTGATTTGTTGATGTGTGCAAGTATCCAATAATTAATGTATGATTTACTTTGTCTCATAATTTTCTAAGCATAATTGGGACACCAAAACACTTCATCATATCTTATTATAAAATGGCTgctctttgttttgttttttcttatttctttgatTTGCTTTTCTTTCTATAAAAATGGATCTACTCATTTCATGGGTTTACCTATCGTTATTTCATTATTTGTGTCTAACTGTCCATAAGCCAAAAAATGGATCATAACTTGCATGTATTCTGTGTGTATTTTATCATCTATTGTcccacttaaaaaaaaaagacaattttgATATATACGACTTTGTTAAATCGgatcatttttaataataattgaagaaaaattactaatataattgatatacgtattagaaaaatcaaaattaagCAACTTgatcttaatattttaaattttataagagtatataaataattttaaagactaacgactaaaatattattaagaatttaattttcatgtattCGCAATACAAAAgatttttttgttgtattttttaatACGATAAGTCAAAGATTAGTCAAATGTTGTCAAATAGTAGGTTAATCCATTCATTTATACTATTGgccaaaattaaaaggaaaattttCCAAAATCTCAGCCCATTCatttatttttggataaaaatttttaattttagactcaaaaatattttatgacagAAAAAGGccaattttataacaaaaatattaaacaaattaatttttagttggtGGATCAAGTTTTCAAGTCCAAAAAAGGAAAGTATTGAAAAAAGTAATATCTTTAGAAAATACAAAAGATTATAAATAGGCCActcatttagtttttttttttttgtgactggcCACTCATTTAGTTTGCGGATTAGTCTGTTTAACCTGTAAATTTTTTCAGATTGATTAAACTCATCCCGTTTATTTCAGAATTTAAACGAGTAATTTTAGAGATAAATATCTATGTAAAGTTGTAAACTACCGGAGCTGAAGATTTGACCCATTCTAATTGTAAATTGTTACATCAATGAAagcaattaatttttaaatttattgctTACAAAATCATATTAACTCATGAATTTTACTGGATAACCGTCCTATTTACGTcagttcataaaaattaaaattcttaaaaattaaactctataaaACCTAAAATTTGAATATATCACACATCTTTGATCTCTTGAGATCTATTAGcaatattaaaatacaaactCCATATTCATAAAAGTATAAAACCATTCCCTCCTTAGTCCATTTTCTATCCTTTTTTCACAAAGTGTACACAAATTTTCTCTTATATTTTGACAATATTATACTTTCTTAGTTTATAGGTGTACAATACAGTTTCTCAAATGCTTTGTGGAGTTTTCAGTAAAAATAGTTTGCTCCATTATACAAGCTCTCTGAGTCCACATCTCTTTCATGATTTTAGTGAAAATTAATATTGTTTGTTTGCTTCCAATTAACTTTCAAACACAACAGGAAGACTTGCAACCAATGTCAGCATTACTGGAAATGTGCTATTGAATGGCACTAAGAGAACCACATCCTCCAGAGATCTTGTAAGTTTCTATTTACAATTCTGAATCTTCAAACTCAGTTTTAGTAATGTTCTTTCAGTGCAATTGtgttattaatttagtttattatatattattacttacAATGCAAGGAACATACATATTATTAGTTTCTTATGATTCAAACTTAACCAAATTGAGTTTGTATTGTAAATTGTTGCAGTCTTATGTAACACAAGAAGACCATTTCTTAGGAACACTAACTGTGAGGGAAACACTCACATATGCTGCTTATCTGAGACTTGCTGCAAACATGGCCAATGATGAGATTGACAAGGTTGTAGCCAAGACGCTCGACGAAATGGGTCTTCAAGATTGTGCAGAGAGCAGGCTTGGGAATTGGCATTCAAGAGGAATTAGTAAAGGAGAGAAGAGAAGACTCAGCATTGGCATTGAGATCTTAACTCAGCCTCATATACTTTTGCTTGATGAACCTACTAGTGGATTGGATAGTGCTGCTGCTTTCTTTGTCATTTCATCTCTCAGAAGCATTGCACATGATGGCAGAATTGTTATCTGCTCCATTCACCAACTTAGCAGTGAAGTTTTCAATCTCTTTGATGACATGGTGATCCTCGCAGGAGGCGAAACTGTGTATTTTGGAGAAAGGACTAAAGCTGTTAAGGTACTAAATAAAGTTCTCTTAAGTTACTTACAACTTAACAAGTATTTGATTTGAGAAACTTAACTAAATTCTGTTCTTCCATTTCAGTTCTTTGAAGATGCAGGGTTTCCTTGTCCAACAAGAAAGAACCCTCCTGAACACTTCCTTCGTTGCGTCAGCCCCGAATTCGATAGTGTTCTGACTTTGATACAGTCCAAGAATGCCAATAATGTTAGTCAATAGTCACATGAATTTCATCTGTGTATCAATATTTTCTTCTATTCATTATTAGTATTATCATTATGTGTTTAGGAAGCACCATCATCATGGAATTCTCTAATGAATATGACAACAGAGGAGATTAAATGGAAACTTATAAACTGTTTCAAGAATTCTAGGCAGTTAGCAAATGCAAGGGAAAAGATCAGAGAAATCAAACTAAGAGTAAGCCATAACTCTTTTGTCCTTTCTAAATTGGTTCTATTTTTtcttgaaataattaaataaatttcttcGGATTGCAGAAAGAACCTTCAATAGAGAGGGCATATGATACTAGAACACTGAAGCAGCTATGCACATTGACTCATAGATCATTCCTTAACATGACCAGAGACATTGGTTACTATTGGTTAAGGATTCTGTTCTACATGTTAGTATCAGTGTGTGCTGGTTTTCTTTATCTAAATGTAGGAACTAGTAATAGTGCAATCTTATCAAGAAGCAAGATTGATGGATTCATCTATGGCTTCATGATCTTTCTGTGCATTGGTGGCTTACCCTTCTTCCTTGAGGAGTTAAAGGTACAAAACACAAATCAAATAGACATTTGTAATTGTATCTTCCTACATCAAACGGCGAGTTAACTGATCAAATAACAGGTCTTCGAGCGCGAAAGATTCGGAAGGCATTATGGAGAGGGAGTTTTTGTTCTTTCGAGTTTCATCTCGTCACTTCCTTTTGTTGTTTTCATTTCCCTGACTTCAGGAACAACACTTTACCACATGGTGAATTTTCACCCTGGTTTCTCTCATTACTGCTACTTTTGCATAAACCTCTTCTGCAGCATTTCTGTCACAGAAGGCTCCATGCTTTTAGTTGCTGCTCTTGTTTCCAACCAGCTCCTAGCTATTGGAACATCAGCTGCTATAACTGTAAGCAACCAAATTCTCATCTCTTTCATGATCTAGTTAATTATGTTACTCAAACTATGCacttatatgtatatagataCTGATGATGATGCCATCAAATGCATTTCGAAGAATGATTGACATTCCGAAATTCTTCTGGCGCTATCCCATGTCCTACATCAGTTATATCGCGTGGTCAATACAGGTACTAGGTACTAGTACTCCTCTTCATGCAGGAGTCTTTCTGATAcatgaatgattatatatataacagAAACAATGTTTTAACATAATCAAGAGTCAAGGATATTCAAGTTGAGGAACAGTTATATAAGAATGTTTGAGAGGATGCTAATACATAACTACATATGTTTGTGAAACTGATGAGCAGGGGCAATACAAGAATGACCTGATTGGACTTGAATTTGAAGGAATGATGCCAGGAGACAGAAAGATAAAGGGTGAAGTGATACTTGAAGAAATGTTTGGAATAAGAACAGATTATTCAAAATGGTGGGACATAGGAGCCTTGGTTTGCTTGTTAATATCATACAGATTGATGTTTTTCTTGGTTCTTAAGCATAGGGAGAGAGCTTCATCACTATTTCACACCATTTTACTCACAAGATCCTCCCTCAAACtcaatctcaatctcaatctcaatctcaatCACAAACATATTTCTTCCAAGAGACACCATTCCCTATATCCTTTCTCATCTCAACATGGATTTACCCCTCCAACAATATCCTAGTTCACTTCTTATTTGTCTCTAATGTAAAAGTTGCCTCTCTAGTATGAATAAATTGAAATACTACAATATTCAAAAGTTTAAAAGATTTATATCTAACTCTATTGCTAGAAATTTAGATTATACAACATAAACTTTCTTTTTATATcactaaatatttttaaattatctataTAAATAAGGTCAATATCATGAAgaaggaagaataaaaataaataaattttaatcataatAGCATCTAAAAAATtagttcaaaatttaatttagacaaaaagaaatgaaaattttatatatagtaggataaaagtaaatattttat contains:
- the LOC112696011 gene encoding ABC transporter G family member 15; translated protein: MELHAEVMENENKNKNNNVVIRREVCLVWEELTVVINSGKSSNNNSERRKKVLNGISGYAEPNRIMALIGPSGAGKSTFLDALAGRLATNVSITGNVLLNGTKRTTSSRDLSYVTQEDHFLGTLTVRETLTYAAYLRLAANMANDEIDKVVAKTLDEMGLQDCAESRLGNWHSRGISKGEKRRLSIGIEILTQPHILLLDEPTSGLDSAAAFFVISSLRSIAHDGRIVICSIHQLSSEVFNLFDDMVILAGGETVYFGERTKAVKFFEDAGFPCPTRKNPPEHFLRCVSPEFDSVLTLIQSKNANNEAPSSWNSLMNMTTEEIKWKLINCFKNSRQLANAREKIREIKLRKEPSIERAYDTRTLKQLCTLTHRSFLNMTRDIGYYWLRILFYMLVSVCAGFLYLNVGTSNSAILSRSKIDGFIYGFMIFLCIGGLPFFLEELKVFERERFGRHYGEGVFVLSSFISSLPFVVFISLTSGTTLYHMVNFHPGFSHYCYFCINLFCSISVTEGSMLLVAALVSNQLLAIGTSAAITILMMMPSNAFRRMIDIPKFFWRYPMSYISYIAWSIQGQYKNDLIGLEFEGMMPGDRKIKGEVILEEMFGIRTDYSKWWDIGALVCLLISYRLMFFLVLKHRERASSLFHTILLTRSSLKLNLNLNLNLNHKHISSKRHHSLYPFSSQHGFTPPTIS